A portion of the Oxynema aestuarii AP17 genome contains these proteins:
- a CDS encoding response regulator transcription factor gives MRILVVEDDIPLAETLAEVLSDERYIVDIARDGEAAWQQVTQVNYDLIILDIMLPKLDGVSLCKRMRSNGYFQPILLLTALDTSRDKVKGLDAGADDYLVKPVDLSELFARLRALLRRSQDAAPPILTWGDLRLDPTTYEVTYGDRPLQLTPKEYSLLELFVRNGRRVLSRGEILEYLWSLEEPPSEETVKAHIKSLRRKFREIGAPDDPIETVHGFGYRLRTCE, from the coding sequence ATGAGAATTTTAGTGGTCGAAGATGATATTCCTTTGGCAGAAACTTTAGCGGAAGTTTTGTCAGACGAGCGATATATTGTCGATATTGCCCGGGATGGGGAGGCTGCTTGGCAGCAAGTCACCCAGGTGAATTACGATTTGATTATACTCGATATCATGCTGCCCAAACTCGATGGGGTCAGTCTTTGTAAGCGAATGCGATCCAACGGCTATTTTCAACCGATTTTGTTGTTGACCGCCCTCGATACCAGTCGGGATAAAGTGAAAGGATTGGATGCCGGGGCAGATGACTATCTCGTCAAACCCGTCGATCTTTCAGAATTGTTCGCTCGTTTGAGAGCGTTATTGCGGCGATCGCAAGACGCGGCGCCTCCTATTTTAACCTGGGGCGACTTGCGACTCGATCCGACGACCTATGAAGTCACTTACGGCGATCGTCCTTTACAATTGACCCCTAAAGAATATTCACTTTTAGAATTATTCGTGCGCAACGGTCGCCGGGTTCTCAGTCGCGGTGAAATTCTCGAATATTTATGGTCTTTAGAAGAACCGCCCAGCGAAGAAACAGTTAAAGCTCATATTAAAAGTTTGCGCCGGAAATTTCGTGAAATTGGCGCCCCAGACGATCCGATCGAAACCGTTCATGGGTTTGGCTATCGCTTGAGAACTTGCGAATAG